A genome region from Nicotiana tabacum cultivar K326 chromosome 13, ASM71507v2, whole genome shotgun sequence includes the following:
- the LOC107810669 gene encoding uncharacterized protein LOC107810669 — MCIAVFIWKAHPLYPFLLFLNRDEYHNRPTKPLAWWEDSDIVGGRDEVAGGTWLACTRSGRVAFLTNVREIKSNSDAKSRGDLPVRFLKSDKSPHDFSEQLLREAGQYNGFNLIVADLCSMTMVYITNRPKDSGMSVTEVSAGIHVLSNAALDTPWPKSQRLECSFKQLLDEYGEAEIPIGRAAERIMRDVSKEDSNLPGIYPPDAIFVDTKTSMGRYGTRSTSSLAVRSSGEVTFYELSLEKDVWKEQQMTFMIEKMIEGVDSVS, encoded by the exons ATGTGTATAGCCGTATTCATATGGAAAGCGCATCCGCTCTATCCCTTCCTCCTATTCCTCAACAGAGATGAATACCATAATCG TCCGACGAAGCCTTTGGCATGGTGGGAAGATAGTGATATAGTTGGTGGAAGAGATGAAGTTGCTGGCGGGACTTGGCTGGCTTGTACTCGCTCCGGAAGAGTGGCTTTCCTTACTAATGTTCGAGAAATCAAATCAAATTCAGACGCCAAGAGTAGAGGAGACCTTCCTGTTCGATTCTTAAAG AGTGATAAGAGCCCACATGATTTTTCGGAGCAACTTTTGAGAGAAGCTGGTCAATATAATGGGTTTAATTTGATAGTAGCTGATCTTTGTTCGATGACAATGGTTTATATAACCAACCGACCAAAAGACAGCGGTATGTCCGTGACTGAGGTTTCAGCTGGTATTCATGTTTTATCAAATGCAGCACTTGATACTCCCTGGCCTAAG TCTCAACGGCTGGAGTGCAGTTTCAAGCAATTATTAGATGAATATGGTGAAGCTGAAATTCCAATAGGACGGGCAGCTGAAAGAATAATGAGAGACGTGTCTAAAGAAGACAGCAACCTGCCAGGCATCTACCCTCCTGATGCCATATTCGTTGATACTAAAACCTCTATG GGGCGTTATGGCACAAGAAGCACTTCTTCTCTGGCAGTGAGGAGTTCCGGTGAGGTAACATTTTATGAACTGTCTCTTGAGAAGGATGTATGGAAGGAGCAGCAGATGACCTTTATGAttgagaaaatgatagaaggtgTTGATTCTGTATCCTAA